A stretch of the Flavobacterium sp. 5 genome encodes the following:
- a CDS encoding SDR family oxidoreductase: MKIVLTGGTGVLGSQIMYEILELFVKESIKGKLILISRSKKKRSALDRINELLSSSYTPQFLKDIGIEKLDQYIEIVDADLDSMQENFSSKIDGAYFIHSAGYVNLSTDEAHREKIFEENTKITKVILENFHHSIKKFIYIGTAFSSGERSGIVDNDFHNLDFVPKHRNAYENAKFYSEKFVAKKCKALDLPYQILRPSVICGKMLGDENRYFISKYMVFYLLAKFFYFAAQRKTEHENVRFAIGKMSGLNIIPVDYVAKVIVSVFRRDDIHQLNIVSHESLNLVKGLELIMDEVGYSNYTIVPDSPDFEYQNTTEKLYYESIGKHLKPYLVSSAKQFNTKLLNSILEIPLFNDEIFTQLIRYAKLNKFKDVNV; this comes from the coding sequence ATGAAAATAGTGCTTACAGGGGGGACAGGTGTTTTGGGTTCTCAGATTATGTATGAAATTCTCGAACTATTCGTAAAAGAGTCAATTAAGGGTAAACTTATCTTGATTTCCAGAAGCAAGAAAAAAAGAAGCGCTTTAGACCGAATCAATGAATTACTATCTAGTAGTTACACTCCTCAATTCTTGAAAGATATTGGAATTGAAAAACTAGACCAATATATAGAGATAGTTGATGCGGACTTAGATTCAATGCAGGAAAATTTTTCAAGTAAAATAGATGGAGCCTATTTTATTCATTCTGCGGGATATGTCAATTTATCTACTGATGAAGCACATCGTGAAAAAATATTTGAAGAAAATACCAAGATCACTAAAGTTATTTTGGAAAATTTTCATCATTCTATAAAAAAATTCATTTACATAGGAACTGCTTTTTCCTCAGGAGAGCGCTCTGGGATTGTAGATAACGACTTCCATAATCTGGATTTTGTTCCAAAGCATCGTAACGCCTACGAGAACGCTAAGTTTTATTCAGAAAAATTTGTTGCTAAAAAATGTAAGGCTTTAGACTTGCCTTATCAAATACTACGACCAAGTGTTATTTGTGGAAAAATGTTGGGAGATGAGAATAGATACTTTATCTCAAAATATATGGTTTTCTATCTGTTGGCAAAATTCTTTTATTTTGCTGCACAACGAAAAACTGAACATGAAAATGTACGTTTTGCAATCGGTAAAATGTCGGGTTTAAATATTATTCCTGTCGATTATGTTGCAAAAGTAATTGTATCTGTTTTTAGGAGAGATGATATACACCAACTCAATATTGTGAGCCATGAAAGTTTAAACCTCGTTAAAGGATTGGAATTGATTATGGATGAAGTAGGATATTCTAATTATACAATAGTCCCAGATTCTCCAGATTTCGAATATCAAAATACTACCGAGAAATTGTATTATGAGAGTATTGGTAAACATCTCAAACCCTACCTTGTATCTAGTGCAAAACAGTTTAATACTAAGCTGTTGAATTCTATTCTTGAAATTCCATTATTTAATGATGAAATCTTTACCCAATTGATTAGATATGCTAAATTGAACAAATTTAAAGATGTCAATGTTTAA
- a CDS encoding OmpA family protein codes for MKFFITLLLSFLASCAFAQEQVSFFFDSNKFVLNKTELLKLNQWISIKKEVKVVGVYGFCDEEGSVGYNDTLARKRIDYVFNTIKGKVKVREDFKTRSFGELHSLSSIKSENRKVTLYYILPKDFVNEEKIIAKKKEVVVEKKKPNIKFSDTYVYENPDGSTVNIKVDTVFMKKVSVANVGEKLKLENMNFFVDTFAIMPQSRSVMYELLMVMTNVPGLKIQIQGHICCVQKDFRDLSTQRAKAIYKFLEFNGIEKSRMTFVGFSSTKPLYPLPEKNEAEREANRRVEIEIIAN; via the coding sequence ATGAAGTTTTTTATAACCTTACTACTAAGTTTTTTAGCTTCTTGTGCTTTTGCTCAAGAACAAGTTTCTTTCTTTTTTGATAGCAATAAATTTGTATTAAATAAAACAGAATTATTGAAATTAAACCAATGGATATCAATAAAAAAAGAAGTTAAAGTCGTTGGGGTTTATGGCTTTTGTGACGAAGAAGGTTCTGTTGGTTACAATGATACCTTGGCAAGAAAACGGATCGACTATGTATTCAACACTATAAAAGGTAAAGTAAAAGTTAGAGAAGATTTTAAAACAAGAAGTTTTGGAGAATTACATTCGCTCTCTTCCATTAAATCCGAAAATAGAAAAGTTACTTTATATTATATATTGCCAAAAGATTTTGTAAATGAAGAAAAAATAATAGCCAAAAAGAAAGAAGTAGTTGTAGAGAAGAAAAAACCAAACATTAAATTTTCGGACACTTATGTTTATGAAAATCCAGACGGTTCGACGGTTAATATAAAAGTTGATACCGTTTTTATGAAAAAAGTTAGCGTAGCCAATGTTGGTGAAAAGCTCAAGTTAGAAAACATGAATTTTTTTGTAGATACTTTTGCCATAATGCCTCAATCCAGATCAGTAATGTATGAGTTGCTGATGGTAATGACAAATGTTCCAGGTTTAAAAATACAAATTCAAGGTCATATTTGTTGTGTGCAAAAAGATTTTCGGGACTTAAGCACTCAAAGAGCAAAAGCCATTTATAAATTTTTAGAATTTAACGGAATTGAAAAAAGCAGAATGACTTTTGTTGGTTTTTCCAGTACAAAACCATTGTATCCTTTGCCCGAAAAAAATGAAGCAGAACGGGAAGCCAATCGTCGTGTAGAAATTGAAATTATCGCTAATTAA
- a CDS encoding GNAT family N-acetyltransferase, translated as MTTLEFPQNTILEDELVLLRPLELTDVEIFLDISLNEPDTWKYSLVPANGKENLINYIQMAIKARENKTEFPFAVYDKKSGKYAGSTRFYDINLPFKTLQLGYTWYGKDFRGTGLNKHCKYLLLQFAFETLGMERVEFRADNNNQLSIAAMKSIGCKVEGVLRSNMPTYESDMRRDSIILSILKEEWFNEVKENLRKKL; from the coding sequence ATGACCACTCTAGAATTTCCTCAAAATACAATCCTCGAAGACGAACTAGTTTTACTACGCCCTTTAGAATTAACAGATGTAGAAATTTTTTTGGATATTTCCCTCAATGAACCCGATACGTGGAAATACTCATTAGTACCGGCTAATGGAAAAGAAAACCTGATAAACTATATCCAAATGGCAATAAAAGCAAGAGAAAATAAAACTGAATTTCCTTTTGCCGTTTATGATAAAAAATCGGGTAAATATGCTGGTAGTACTCGTTTTTATGATATTAATTTACCTTTCAAAACTTTGCAGTTAGGATATACTTGGTATGGAAAAGATTTTAGAGGAACAGGGCTAAATAAACATTGTAAATATCTTTTACTACAATTTGCATTTGAAACACTGGGAATGGAGCGCGTAGAATTTCGTGCCGATAATAATAATCAACTAAGCATTGCTGCGATGAAAAGTATAGGGTGCAAAGTAGAAGGAGTCTTACGAAGCAACATGCCAACGTATGAAAGTGATATGCGTCGTGATAGTATTATATTAAGTATTCTAAAAGAGGAATGGTTTAATGAGGTTAAAGAGAATTTGAGGAAAAAACTTTAG
- a CDS encoding tetratricopeptide repeat-containing sensor histidine kinase — translation MLKKTPIFLILFFTFYISQVQAQNTANKIIDSLKTELKNAETDSRKAILYKELSSHIEYIGPDNTIKYAKKALYYAQKIDDEILIGNAYGNLGTAYELKSDYTHALKNLYKALEIIEKTDDIIALIRVNNNLGLIYIDIKNYKQGLFYYKKALKICYKYNKEKHVSILLNNIGDFYLQQREYKKALNQFYQALIISKKLNDTDKIGLNLTNIGICYVNIKNYEKGVEMLNKSIATYENSSNLYNAYNYYELGRAYYLMSQDEKYSASKSIYVDKSVNILNYVLQNFKNYSSLKDIQDTYYYLSKGNKAKEKFDVALDCFEKYSKIKDSLFSKESEKKMANFEYQRKIDLKDKQIEIQTLKINSDTRKVYFLITISTAVAILLGLFLFLYISKRRNNQLLKEKNKLISDINYQKDKFYSIIAHDLKGPFNGFLGLSELMAEDIDDMSNEEIKFAATNMRSSAKNLFNLLENLLDWTRMEQNIVPFDPKEYPLESTTLESIITLHDIAGKKEINIETKIPSTLSVFADINMFQAIIRNIVLNAIKFTQKKGAVYIHAFENSTDITITIKDSGIGMHQDIINDLFKIDTKNNRIGTENEPSTGLGLILCKEFIEKHNGQIWVESEEGKGSTFYIRFPKNQNT, via the coding sequence ATGTTAAAAAAAACACCCATTTTTTTAATTCTATTTTTTACTTTTTATATAAGTCAAGTTCAAGCGCAAAATACTGCCAATAAAATTATAGACTCCTTAAAAACAGAATTAAAAAACGCAGAAACCGATTCAAGAAAGGCAATACTATACAAAGAACTCTCTTCTCATATAGAATATATAGGCCCCGATAATACTATCAAATATGCAAAAAAAGCATTGTATTATGCTCAAAAAATAGATGATGAAATATTAATTGGCAATGCATATGGAAATCTAGGTACGGCTTATGAACTAAAATCGGATTATACTCATGCTTTGAAAAATCTCTATAAAGCGCTTGAGATTATTGAAAAAACTGATGATATTATAGCACTTATTCGAGTAAATAATAATCTCGGATTAATCTATATAGACATAAAAAATTACAAGCAAGGTCTTTTCTACTATAAAAAAGCATTAAAAATATGCTATAAATATAACAAAGAAAAACACGTCTCTATTCTTTTGAATAATATTGGAGATTTCTATTTACAACAACGTGAATACAAAAAAGCATTAAACCAATTTTATCAAGCCCTTATAATAAGTAAGAAACTTAACGATACTGACAAAATAGGTTTAAACCTAACAAATATTGGCATTTGTTATGTCAATATAAAAAACTACGAAAAAGGAGTTGAAATGCTAAATAAGTCAATTGCAACTTATGAAAACAGTTCAAATTTATATAATGCTTACAACTATTATGAACTTGGAAGAGCATATTATTTAATGTCTCAAGATGAGAAATACAGTGCTTCAAAAAGTATATATGTAGACAAATCTGTTAACATTCTTAATTATGTTCTACAAAATTTCAAAAATTACAGCTCTTTAAAAGATATACAAGACACCTATTATTACTTATCTAAAGGTAATAAAGCAAAAGAAAAATTTGATGTAGCATTAGACTGTTTTGAAAAATATTCAAAAATTAAAGATTCTTTATTTTCTAAAGAAAGTGAGAAGAAAATGGCGAATTTTGAATATCAAAGAAAAATCGACTTAAAAGATAAACAAATAGAAATCCAAACGCTTAAAATAAATAGTGACACCCGAAAAGTCTATTTTTTAATTACTATATCCACTGCTGTTGCTATATTATTAGGTTTATTTTTATTTCTATATATTTCTAAAAGAAGAAATAACCAATTACTCAAAGAAAAAAACAAACTAATTTCAGATATAAATTATCAAAAAGATAAATTTTATTCTATCATAGCCCATGATTTAAAAGGTCCTTTCAATGGCTTTCTTGGACTATCGGAATTAATGGCCGAAGATATTGATGACATGTCTAATGAGGAAATTAAATTTGCAGCAACTAATATGAGAAGCTCTGCAAAGAATCTTTTTAATCTTTTAGAAAATTTATTAGATTGGACTCGTATGGAACAAAACATAGTTCCATTTGACCCAAAAGAATACCCATTAGAATCTACTACTCTAGAAAGCATTATCACATTACACGATATTGCTGGCAAGAAAGAAATAAACATCGAAACTAAAATCCCAAGTACTCTATCTGTATTTGCAGATATAAATATGTTTCAAGCTATAATCCGTAACATTGTTTTAAATGCTATAAAATTTACTCAAAAAAAAGGTGCCGTTTATATTCATGCTTTTGAGAATTCTACAGATATAACTATCACAATCAAAGATTCGGGAATAGGAATGCATCAAGATATAATTAATGACTTGTTTAAAATAGACACAAAAAACAACCGAATTGGAACCGAAAATGAACCAAGTACTGGTTTAGGACTAATTTTATGTAAAGAATTTATTGAGAAACATAATGGTCAAATTTGGGTTGAAAGCGAGGAAGGAAAAGGAAGTACGTTTTATATTCGTTTTCCTAAAAACCAAAATACTTAA
- a CDS encoding AIR synthase related protein: MSSDTSKRYAQRGVSASKEDVHNAIKNIDKGLFPQAFCKIVPDYLTQDDDYCLIMHADGAGTKSSLAYMYWKETGDISVWKGIAQDALIMNIDDLLCVGATDNILLSSTIGRNKNVITAEVLSAIINGTEELIKELDSFGVTIHSTGGETADVGDLVRTIIVDSTVTARMKRSKVIDNANIKAGDVIVGLASFGQATYEKSYNGGMGSNGLTSARHDVFGKYLATKYPESYDAAVPSDLIYSGQVQLTDAVENSPIDAGQLVLSPTRTYAPIIKKILDKYSSQEVHGMVHCSGGAQTKILHFVQNLHIIKDNLFPVPPLFQLIQEQSKTDWKEMYQVFNCGHRMEIYVPEAIAQDIINISKSFNVDAQIVGRVEASDAKKLTITSEYGTFEY; this comes from the coding sequence ATGAGTTCAGATACTTCAAAAAGATATGCACAACGTGGTGTTTCGGCATCCAAAGAAGATGTGCATAACGCCATTAAAAATATTGACAAAGGTTTATTTCCTCAGGCATTTTGTAAAATTGTCCCTGATTATTTAACGCAGGACGATGATTATTGTCTTATAATGCATGCCGATGGAGCAGGAACAAAATCTTCATTAGCCTATATGTATTGGAAAGAAACTGGAGATATTTCGGTTTGGAAAGGTATCGCTCAAGATGCATTAATCATGAATATTGACGATTTATTGTGTGTTGGTGCAACCGATAATATTTTGCTTTCTTCAACTATTGGAAGAAACAAAAATGTTATTACTGCTGAGGTTTTATCTGCCATTATCAATGGAACCGAAGAATTGATAAAAGAATTAGATTCTTTTGGGGTAACTATTCACTCAACAGGAGGAGAAACCGCAGATGTTGGTGACCTTGTGAGAACTATAATCGTAGATTCTACGGTAACGGCAAGAATGAAACGTTCCAAAGTAATTGATAATGCTAATATAAAAGCTGGTGATGTTATTGTAGGATTGGCTTCTTTTGGTCAAGCTACTTACGAAAAAAGTTATAATGGCGGAATGGGAAGCAATGGGTTAACTTCTGCTCGTCACGATGTTTTCGGGAAGTATTTGGCAACCAAATATCCAGAAAGTTATGATGCAGCAGTTCCAAGTGATCTTATTTATTCAGGACAAGTTCAATTGACAGATGCCGTTGAAAATTCACCAATCGATGCTGGACAATTAGTACTTTCACCAACAAGAACATACGCACCAATCATTAAGAAAATTTTAGATAAATATTCTTCACAAGAAGTTCACGGAATGGTACATTGCAGTGGAGGAGCTCAAACTAAAATTTTACATTTCGTTCAGAATCTTCACATTATAAAAGATAATTTATTTCCAGTTCCACCTTTATTTCAATTGATACAAGAACAATCTAAAACGGATTGGAAAGAAATGTATCAAGTATTCAATTGCGGACACAGAATGGAAATATATGTTCCAGAAGCTATTGCTCAGGACATTATCAATATTTCAAAATCGTTCAATGTAGATGCGCAAATTGTGGGTAGAGTAGAAGCTTCTGATGCTAAGAAATTAACAATCACTAGCGAATACGGGACTTTCGAATATTAA